In Erigeron canadensis isolate Cc75 chromosome 7, C_canadensis_v1, whole genome shotgun sequence, one DNA window encodes the following:
- the LOC122609501 gene encoding protein NODULATION SIGNALING PATHWAY 2-like, with protein sequence MDQPSWSIPSYDCPSIFDDVCRWLCENDVDQQMEEISIDSYIWDQSVSNNSSDVCAYVPYELQSSVVHEDDAIETESCLGLENLLMAQAEAMGLGQIKLAEVIQNCVSQKASPVGLALERLALNLFKSQEEEYLKQEAMKIFKKAFTTFYTVFPYGRLAHFTANSVITEEVPPYVETIHIVDFDLCEGSQWPPVMEAIAKMHKSLIIIRIKPNQDHDSQFEQTKRQLCSFARSIGLTFKVQEMDISQIGTKMEGKEFVVFNCMVDLPHMGRTRNRNEVTDFLKQARAILTKNKGIITFGDGEECERMKNSSDFSSFFNKNLTHYKALYESMEWGFPSNLTEARMTMETLFVAPFISSKSWFQKWEEQREHMALQMGFGLKGRPMSRESFNEARELVREGESPYEIRIEGQNGNEMVLEWKGTPLVRVSAWM encoded by the coding sequence ATGGATCAACCTTCTTGGTCAATTCCCTCTTATGACTGTCCTTCCATATTTGACGATGTATGCAGATGGTTATGTGAGAATGATGTTGATCAACAGATGGAAGAGATTTCAATTGATAGCTATATATGGGACCAAAGCGTCTCCAACAACTCAAGTGATGTGTGTGCATATGTCCCATATGAACTGCAATCATCCGTTGTACATGAAGATGATGCCATAGAAACGGAGTCATGTTTGGGACTCGAGAACTTACTCATGGCTCAAGCAGAGGCCATGGGGTTAGGACAAATAAAGCTAGCCGAGGTGATACAAAATTGTGTAAGTCAAAAGGCTAGCCCTGTGGGTTTAGCTCTTGAACGTTTAGCCCTTAACTTGTTTAAAAGCCAAGAAGAGGAGTACCTTAAACAAGAAGCAATGAAAATCTTCAAGAAAGCATTCACAACCTTCTATACAGTCTTTCCTTATGGGCGGCTTGCTCATTTCACAGCGAATTCAGTGATCACTGAAGAGGTTCCACCCTACGTCGAAACAATTCACATAGTTGACTTTGACTTATGTGAAGGAAGTCAATGGCCTCCAGTCATGGAAGCCATAGCAAAAATGCACAAATCATTGATCATCATACGTATCAAACCTAATCAAGATCACGACTCTCAATTTGAACAAACAAAGAGGCAACTTTGTAGCTTTGCAAGAAGTATTGGGCTAACTTTTAAGGTGCAGGAGATGGATATCTCACAAATTGGCACGAAAATGGAGGGAAAAGAGTTTGTGGTGTTTAACTGTATGGTTGACCTACCACATATGGGAAGGACACGAAACAGAAATGAAGTTACGGATTTCCTAAAACAAGCAAGAGCAATTTTAACCAAAAACAAAGGGATCATAACCTTTGGAGATGGAGAAGAATGCGAAAGAATGAAAAATTCTTCcgatttttcttcattttttaacAAGAACTTAACACACTACAAAGCACTATACGAATCAATGGAATGGGGTTTTCCAAGCAACCTTACTGAAGCAAGGATGACTATGGAGACCCTTTTTGTTGCGCCTTTTATATCATCCAAATCTTGGTTCCAAAAGTGGGAGGAACAAAGAGAACATATGGCTCTCCAAATGGGTTTCGGTCTAAAAGGACGACCAATGAGTAGAGAAAGCTTCAATGAAGCCAGGGAACTAGTGAGGGAAGGAGAAAGCCCTTATGAAATCAGAATCGAAGGTCAAAATGGGAATGAGATGGTGTTGGAATGGAAGGGTACTCCACTTGTGAGAGTTTCTGCTTGGATGTAG